One window of the Microscilla marina ATCC 23134 genome contains the following:
- the fabV gene encoding enoyl-ACP reductase FabV, whose protein sequence is MVIEPRTRGFICLTAHPKGCEQNVINQINYIQSKGTIEGPKKVLVIGASTGFGLASRITAAFGSNAATIGVFLEKPANRGKTASAGWYNSAAFEKQAQAAGLYAKSINGDAFSKEIKQQTLDLIKADLGQVDLVVYSLASPVRTHPETGVKHRSSLKPIGQSFADKTVDFHTGVVSEVAIEPANEDDIANTVAVMGGEDWEMWMDALQKENLLASGATAVAYSYIGPKLTEPVYRKGTIGRAKDHLEATAFTIADKLKAIDGKAYVSVNKALVTQASSAIPVIPLYISLLYKIMKAENIHEGCIEQMHRLFKDRLYNNKTATDAQGRIRVDDWEMREDVQAQVAELWTKVTTETLPALGDLKGYADDFFNLFGFRIEGVNYEEDLNEVVEIPGLQSVIPSN, encoded by the coding sequence ATGGTTATAGAACCTCGAACTCGCGGATTTATCTGCTTAACGGCTCATCCCAAAGGATGTGAACAAAACGTAATCAACCAAATTAACTATATTCAATCAAAAGGTACCATAGAAGGGCCTAAAAAAGTATTGGTGATAGGTGCCTCTACCGGGTTTGGACTTGCCTCAAGAATTACTGCCGCCTTTGGCTCGAATGCTGCAACCATTGGGGTATTTTTAGAAAAGCCCGCCAACAGAGGTAAAACGGCTTCTGCCGGATGGTATAATAGTGCTGCCTTTGAAAAACAAGCCCAGGCTGCCGGACTATATGCCAAAAGTATCAATGGAGATGCTTTTTCGAAAGAAATTAAACAACAAACCCTAGACCTGATCAAAGCCGACCTCGGGCAGGTAGACCTGGTAGTGTACAGCTTGGCTTCTCCGGTGCGTACCCACCCCGAAACCGGAGTAAAGCACCGATCTTCACTTAAGCCCATTGGACAAAGCTTTGCCGATAAAACAGTCGATTTTCACACAGGAGTGGTATCTGAGGTAGCCATTGAACCTGCCAACGAAGACGACATAGCCAACACCGTGGCAGTAATGGGTGGCGAAGACTGGGAAATGTGGATGGACGCCTTGCAAAAAGAAAACCTCCTTGCCTCTGGCGCTACTGCTGTAGCTTACTCTTATATTGGACCTAAGCTTACCGAGCCGGTATACCGCAAAGGGACTATAGGGCGCGCCAAAGATCACCTCGAAGCCACTGCTTTTACCATTGCCGACAAACTCAAAGCCATTGATGGCAAAGCGTATGTATCGGTTAATAAAGCTTTGGTAACTCAGGCAAGTTCGGCTATTCCGGTCATTCCTTTGTATATCTCTTTATTGTACAAAATTATGAAAGCCGAAAACATTCACGAAGGCTGCATAGAACAAATGCACCGTTTGTTTAAAGACCGCCTGTATAACAACAAAACTGCCACAGATGCGCAAGGACGTATCAGGGTTGACGACTGGGAAATGCGTGAAGATGTGCAGGCTCAAGTAGCCGAATTATGGACAAAGGTTACCACCGAAACTTTGCCAGCGTTGGGCGACCTGAAAGGTTATGCCGATGATTTTTTTAACTTGTTTGGGTTTAGAATAGAGGGTGTAAATTACGAAGAAGACCTGAACGAAGTAGTAGAGATTCCTGGCTTGCAATCAGTGATACCTTCAAACTAG
- a CDS encoding YehS family protein, whose amino-acid sequence MDNNNVLQRIRYIFDFSDDKMIRIFGQADLEVTRAEVSNWLKKEEDPDYAMLNDKLLATFLNGLINDKRGKKEGEQPKPEKRLTNNLILRKLKIALELKSEDLLEMLELAGFKLSKHELSAFFRKPEQRQYRVCKDQVLRNLLKGMQLKYRPEPNESKTEEAS is encoded by the coding sequence ATGGATAACAATAACGTATTGCAACGTATTCGCTATATTTTCGATTTTAGCGATGACAAAATGATTCGTATTTTTGGACAAGCCGACCTTGAGGTAACCAGGGCTGAAGTAAGCAACTGGCTAAAAAAAGAGGAAGATCCTGACTATGCTATGCTCAACGACAAGCTATTGGCTACTTTTCTCAATGGTTTGATCAACGACAAGCGAGGGAAGAAAGAAGGAGAACAACCTAAACCAGAGAAGCGGCTGACCAATAACCTGATTTTGCGCAAGCTAAAAATAGCTCTTGAACTCAAAAGTGAAGACCTGTTGGAAATGTTAGAGTTGGCAGGGTTCAAACTAAGTAAACATGAGTTGAGCGCGTTTTTTCGCAAACCCGAACAAAGACAGTATCGGGTATGCAAAGATCAGGTATTGCGTAACCTGCTAAAAGGCATGCAACTAAAGTACCGCCCCGAACCGAACGAAAGCAAAACAGAAGAAGCTTCGTGA
- a CDS encoding class I SAM-dependent DNA methyltransferase, translated as MEQQNNEIKDAYNDWAAQYDTNHNHTRDMEGIAMRCTLKDITFNNCLELGCGTGKNTAWLLTQAQHLTAVDLSERMLEKAREKVQSEKVNFVQADITQGWSFVKRPCDLITFSLLLEHIEDISAIFSKAVHVLKPGGYIYIGELHSIKQYMGSKARYETPEGTKELICFTHHTSDFFKLAKLHQLDIVEFEEHFDNDDRKNIPRILTFLLQKK; from the coding sequence ATGGAACAACAAAACAATGAAATAAAAGATGCTTACAACGATTGGGCTGCCCAATATGACACGAATCACAACCATACCCGTGATATGGAAGGAATAGCAATGCGTTGTACGCTCAAAGATATTACTTTTAACAATTGCCTGGAGCTGGGCTGTGGCACGGGCAAAAATACGGCCTGGTTGCTTACCCAAGCCCAACACCTGACAGCAGTAGACTTGTCGGAGAGAATGCTGGAGAAAGCCCGGGAAAAGGTCCAAAGTGAGAAGGTAAATTTTGTACAGGCAGACATTACCCAAGGCTGGAGTTTTGTAAAAAGACCCTGTGACTTGATCACTTTTAGCCTACTGTTGGAGCACATTGAAGATATTTCAGCCATTTTTTCTAAAGCGGTACACGTACTAAAACCCGGAGGGTATATTTATATAGGTGAGTTGCATTCTATTAAACAGTATATGGGGAGCAAAGCCCGTTACGAAACGCCTGAGGGCACTAAAGAGTTGATTTGTTTCACTCACCATACCTCCGATTTTTTTAAGTTGGCAAAGCTACATCAGTTAGATATTGTAGAATTTGAAGAACACTTTGACAATGACGATCGCAAAAATATTCCCAGAATTTTAACTTTTTTGTTACAAAAAAAATAA